A genomic region of Glycine max cultivar Williams 82 chromosome 15, Glycine_max_v4.0, whole genome shotgun sequence contains the following coding sequences:
- the LOC100781610 gene encoding uncharacterized protein isoform X2: protein MEQLVNFIIRPPRAKYDPKSDLLDHEFMLKGKWFQRKDMEIKNSRGDVLQCSHYMPIVSPDGKPLPCVIYCHGNSGCRVDASEAALILLPSNITVFTLDFSGSGISGGEHVTLGWNEKDDLRAVVNYLRADGNVSLIGLWGRSMGAVTSLMYGAEDPSIAGMVLDSPFSDLVDLMMELVDKYRVRLPKFAVKFAIQYMRKTIQKKAKFDIMNLNTVKVAKSCFVPALLGHAIDDDFIRPHHSDFILEAYMGDKNIIKFEGDHNSSRPQYYFDSVNIFLHNVLQPPEDELGESFFDIMNDYFGKDVWRSVHEFDFGNEPSFRNKEPSTSSTVEDIKQVCLKRPMSMREAQKCDGLSSSSSTIISFELSNGRLYSPLIPTDLDDDHYVEFQLDDFTGCPSSAKKEQKMFMEAVVDSLKDREIRIPEVEQPPVSSASTMSIEPSDEDDSHASSHKISKPMETEPSLLNQSVKTISTASDALEPLKTEPNSISVIPSPVPSLSSSKIPLPQPPPLDTSSVADSSNTESTTACNDNSASLQSSSDTDISHNTKATLTVIKNPAGHVLNCLLGRWDFNFFRNSHNR, encoded by the exons ATGGAACAGCTTGTCAACTTCATCATTCGCCCACCCAG AGCTAAATATGATCCAAAAAGTGATTTATTGGATCATGAGTTCATGCTAAAAGGGAAATGGTTTCAACGGAAGGACATGGAG ATAAAAAATAGCCGTGGGGATGTTCTTCAATGCAGCCATTACATGCCTATAGTCAGTCCTGATGGAAAGCCTCTGCCATGTGTAATATATTGCCATGGAAACAG TGGATGCAGGGTTGATGCCAGTGAAGCTGCTCTAATTTTActtccttcaaatattacagTTTTTACTCTGGATTTCTCGGGATCGGGAATCTCTGGAGGAGAGCATGTCACTCTAGGTTGGAATGAA AAGGATGATCTGAGAGCAGTGGTCAACTATCTAAGGGCAGATGGAAATGTTTCTCTGATTGGCTTATGGGGACGCTCAATGGGTGCTGTGACTAG CCTTATGTATGGAGCTGAGGATCCTTCAATTGCAGGAATGGTTTTGGACAGTCCCTTCTCTGATTTGGTTGATTTAATGATGGAACTTGTAGATAAGTACAGAGTCCGTCTGCCAAAATTTGCA gtaaAGTTTGCAATTCAATACATGCGAAAAACAATCCAGAAGAAGGCAAAATTTGACATAATGAACTTGAACACTGTTAAG GTAGCAAAATCTTGTTTTGTTCCTGCTCTACTAGGGCatgccattgatgatgattttATTCGTCCTCATCACTCAGATTTTATACTTGAGGCTTACATG GgagacaaaaacataattaaatttgagGGAGATCACAACTCTTCACGTCCTCAGTATTATTTTGATTCCGTAAACATCTTTTTGCACAATGTTTTACAACCTCCAGAAGATGAGCTTGGGGaatcattttttgacattatGAATGATTACTTTGGTAAG GATGTTTGGAGATCTGTGCATGAATTTGACTTTGGCAATGAACCATCATTTCGAAACAAAG AACCATCAACAAGCAGTACTGTGGAGGACATTAAGCAAGTCTGCTTAAAAAGACCAATGAGTATGAGGGAG GCACAGAAATGTGATGGTCTttcctcatcatcttctacTATTATTAGTTTTGAATTATCAAATGGTCGTCTCTATAGTCCCCTCATTCCAACCGATCTAGATGATGACCACTATGTGGAATTTCAACTTGATGACTTTACAGGCTGTCCATCTAgtgcaaagaaagaacaaaaa ATGTTCATGGAAGCAGTGGTGGATTCATTGAAAGACCGAGAAATACGAATTCCAGAGGTAGAACAACCACCTGTTAGCAGTGCTAGTACCATGTCTATAGAGCCATCGGATGAGGATGATTCACATGCTTCTTCACACAAGATTTCCAAACCTATGGAGACAGAACCTTCTTTACTCAACCAGAGTGTTAAAACGATTTCCACTGCATCTGATGCATTGGAGCCCTTGAAAACTGAACCAAATTCCATTTCAGTGATTCCAAGTCCAGTACCAAGTCTTTCATCAAGCAAAATACCACTACCACAACCACCACCACTGGACACTTCATCCGTCGCGGATTCTAGCAATACCGAAAGTACTACTGCTTGTAATGATAATTCTGCTAGCTTACAAAGTTCATCAGACACTGACATATCACATAATACAAAAGCCACATTAACTGTTATTAAGAATCCAGCAGGCCATGTCTTGAACTGCTTACTGGGACGTTGGGATTTCAActttttcagaaacagtcacaaTCGATAA
- the LOC100781610 gene encoding uncharacterized protein isoform X1 has product MEQLVNFIIRPPRAKYDPKSDLLDHEFMLKGKWFQRKDMEIKNSRGDVLQCSHYMPIVSPDGKPLPCVIYCHGNSGCRVDASEAALILLPSNITVFTLDFSGSGISGGEHVTLGWNEKDDLRAVVNYLRADGNVSLIGLWGRSMGAVTSLMYGAEDPSIAGMVLDSPFSDLVDLMMELVDKYRVRLPKFAVKFAIQYMRKTIQKKAKFDIMNLNTVKVAKSCFVPALLGHAIDDDFIRPHHSDFILEAYMGDKNIIKFEGDHNSSRPQYYFDSVNIFLHNVLQPPEDELGESFFDIMNDYFGKDVWRSVHEFDFGNEPSFRNKVAEPSTSSTVEDIKQVCLKRPMSMREAQKCDGLSSSSSTIISFELSNGRLYSPLIPTDLDDDHYVEFQLDDFTGCPSSAKKEQKMFMEAVVDSLKDREIRIPEVEQPPVSSASTMSIEPSDEDDSHASSHKISKPMETEPSLLNQSVKTISTASDALEPLKTEPNSISVIPSPVPSLSSSKIPLPQPPPLDTSSVADSSNTESTTACNDNSASLQSSSDTDISHNTKATLTVIKNPAGHVLNCLLGRWDFNFFRNSHNR; this is encoded by the exons ATGGAACAGCTTGTCAACTTCATCATTCGCCCACCCAG AGCTAAATATGATCCAAAAAGTGATTTATTGGATCATGAGTTCATGCTAAAAGGGAAATGGTTTCAACGGAAGGACATGGAG ATAAAAAATAGCCGTGGGGATGTTCTTCAATGCAGCCATTACATGCCTATAGTCAGTCCTGATGGAAAGCCTCTGCCATGTGTAATATATTGCCATGGAAACAG TGGATGCAGGGTTGATGCCAGTGAAGCTGCTCTAATTTTActtccttcaaatattacagTTTTTACTCTGGATTTCTCGGGATCGGGAATCTCTGGAGGAGAGCATGTCACTCTAGGTTGGAATGAA AAGGATGATCTGAGAGCAGTGGTCAACTATCTAAGGGCAGATGGAAATGTTTCTCTGATTGGCTTATGGGGACGCTCAATGGGTGCTGTGACTAG CCTTATGTATGGAGCTGAGGATCCTTCAATTGCAGGAATGGTTTTGGACAGTCCCTTCTCTGATTTGGTTGATTTAATGATGGAACTTGTAGATAAGTACAGAGTCCGTCTGCCAAAATTTGCA gtaaAGTTTGCAATTCAATACATGCGAAAAACAATCCAGAAGAAGGCAAAATTTGACATAATGAACTTGAACACTGTTAAG GTAGCAAAATCTTGTTTTGTTCCTGCTCTACTAGGGCatgccattgatgatgattttATTCGTCCTCATCACTCAGATTTTATACTTGAGGCTTACATG GgagacaaaaacataattaaatttgagGGAGATCACAACTCTTCACGTCCTCAGTATTATTTTGATTCCGTAAACATCTTTTTGCACAATGTTTTACAACCTCCAGAAGATGAGCTTGGGGaatcattttttgacattatGAATGATTACTTTGGTAAG GATGTTTGGAGATCTGTGCATGAATTTGACTTTGGCAATGAACCATCATTTCGAAACAAAG ttgCAGAACCATCAACAAGCAGTACTGTGGAGGACATTAAGCAAGTCTGCTTAAAAAGACCAATGAGTATGAGGGAG GCACAGAAATGTGATGGTCTttcctcatcatcttctacTATTATTAGTTTTGAATTATCAAATGGTCGTCTCTATAGTCCCCTCATTCCAACCGATCTAGATGATGACCACTATGTGGAATTTCAACTTGATGACTTTACAGGCTGTCCATCTAgtgcaaagaaagaacaaaaa ATGTTCATGGAAGCAGTGGTGGATTCATTGAAAGACCGAGAAATACGAATTCCAGAGGTAGAACAACCACCTGTTAGCAGTGCTAGTACCATGTCTATAGAGCCATCGGATGAGGATGATTCACATGCTTCTTCACACAAGATTTCCAAACCTATGGAGACAGAACCTTCTTTACTCAACCAGAGTGTTAAAACGATTTCCACTGCATCTGATGCATTGGAGCCCTTGAAAACTGAACCAAATTCCATTTCAGTGATTCCAAGTCCAGTACCAAGTCTTTCATCAAGCAAAATACCACTACCACAACCACCACCACTGGACACTTCATCCGTCGCGGATTCTAGCAATACCGAAAGTACTACTGCTTGTAATGATAATTCTGCTAGCTTACAAAGTTCATCAGACACTGACATATCACATAATACAAAAGCCACATTAACTGTTATTAAGAATCCAGCAGGCCATGTCTTGAACTGCTTACTGGGACGTTGGGATTTCAActttttcagaaacagtcacaaTCGATAA
- the LOC100781610 gene encoding uncharacterized protein isoform X3 has protein sequence MLKGKWFQRKDMEIKNSRGDVLQCSHYMPIVSPDGKPLPCVIYCHGNSGCRVDASEAALILLPSNITVFTLDFSGSGISGGEHVTLGWNEKDDLRAVVNYLRADGNVSLIGLWGRSMGAVTSLMYGAEDPSIAGMVLDSPFSDLVDLMMELVDKYRVRLPKFAVKFAIQYMRKTIQKKAKFDIMNLNTVKVAKSCFVPALLGHAIDDDFIRPHHSDFILEAYMGDKNIIKFEGDHNSSRPQYYFDSVNIFLHNVLQPPEDELGESFFDIMNDYFGKDVWRSVHEFDFGNEPSFRNKVAEPSTSSTVEDIKQVCLKRPMSMREAQKCDGLSSSSSTIISFELSNGRLYSPLIPTDLDDDHYVEFQLDDFTGCPSSAKKEQKMFMEAVVDSLKDREIRIPEVEQPPVSSASTMSIEPSDEDDSHASSHKISKPMETEPSLLNQSVKTISTASDALEPLKTEPNSISVIPSPVPSLSSSKIPLPQPPPLDTSSVADSSNTESTTACNDNSASLQSSSDTDISHNTKATLTVIKNPAGHVLNCLLGRWDFNFFRNSHNR, from the exons ATGCTAAAAGGGAAATGGTTTCAACGGAAGGACATGGAG ATAAAAAATAGCCGTGGGGATGTTCTTCAATGCAGCCATTACATGCCTATAGTCAGTCCTGATGGAAAGCCTCTGCCATGTGTAATATATTGCCATGGAAACAG TGGATGCAGGGTTGATGCCAGTGAAGCTGCTCTAATTTTActtccttcaaatattacagTTTTTACTCTGGATTTCTCGGGATCGGGAATCTCTGGAGGAGAGCATGTCACTCTAGGTTGGAATGAA AAGGATGATCTGAGAGCAGTGGTCAACTATCTAAGGGCAGATGGAAATGTTTCTCTGATTGGCTTATGGGGACGCTCAATGGGTGCTGTGACTAG CCTTATGTATGGAGCTGAGGATCCTTCAATTGCAGGAATGGTTTTGGACAGTCCCTTCTCTGATTTGGTTGATTTAATGATGGAACTTGTAGATAAGTACAGAGTCCGTCTGCCAAAATTTGCA gtaaAGTTTGCAATTCAATACATGCGAAAAACAATCCAGAAGAAGGCAAAATTTGACATAATGAACTTGAACACTGTTAAG GTAGCAAAATCTTGTTTTGTTCCTGCTCTACTAGGGCatgccattgatgatgattttATTCGTCCTCATCACTCAGATTTTATACTTGAGGCTTACATG GgagacaaaaacataattaaatttgagGGAGATCACAACTCTTCACGTCCTCAGTATTATTTTGATTCCGTAAACATCTTTTTGCACAATGTTTTACAACCTCCAGAAGATGAGCTTGGGGaatcattttttgacattatGAATGATTACTTTGGTAAG GATGTTTGGAGATCTGTGCATGAATTTGACTTTGGCAATGAACCATCATTTCGAAACAAAG ttgCAGAACCATCAACAAGCAGTACTGTGGAGGACATTAAGCAAGTCTGCTTAAAAAGACCAATGAGTATGAGGGAG GCACAGAAATGTGATGGTCTttcctcatcatcttctacTATTATTAGTTTTGAATTATCAAATGGTCGTCTCTATAGTCCCCTCATTCCAACCGATCTAGATGATGACCACTATGTGGAATTTCAACTTGATGACTTTACAGGCTGTCCATCTAgtgcaaagaaagaacaaaaa ATGTTCATGGAAGCAGTGGTGGATTCATTGAAAGACCGAGAAATACGAATTCCAGAGGTAGAACAACCACCTGTTAGCAGTGCTAGTACCATGTCTATAGAGCCATCGGATGAGGATGATTCACATGCTTCTTCACACAAGATTTCCAAACCTATGGAGACAGAACCTTCTTTACTCAACCAGAGTGTTAAAACGATTTCCACTGCATCTGATGCATTGGAGCCCTTGAAAACTGAACCAAATTCCATTTCAGTGATTCCAAGTCCAGTACCAAGTCTTTCATCAAGCAAAATACCACTACCACAACCACCACCACTGGACACTTCATCCGTCGCGGATTCTAGCAATACCGAAAGTACTACTGCTTGTAATGATAATTCTGCTAGCTTACAAAGTTCATCAGACACTGACATATCACATAATACAAAAGCCACATTAACTGTTATTAAGAATCCAGCAGGCCATGTCTTGAACTGCTTACTGGGACGTTGGGATTTCAActttttcagaaacagtcacaaTCGATAA
- the LOC100781610 gene encoding uncharacterized protein isoform X4 gives METVFTLDFSGSGISGGEHVTLGWNEKDDLRAVVNYLRADGNVSLIGLWGRSMGAVTSLMYGAEDPSIAGMVLDSPFSDLVDLMMELVDKYRVRLPKFAVKFAIQYMRKTIQKKAKFDIMNLNTVKVAKSCFVPALLGHAIDDDFIRPHHSDFILEAYMGDKNIIKFEGDHNSSRPQYYFDSVNIFLHNVLQPPEDELGESFFDIMNDYFGKDVWRSVHEFDFGNEPSFRNKVAEPSTSSTVEDIKQVCLKRPMSMREAQKCDGLSSSSSTIISFELSNGRLYSPLIPTDLDDDHYVEFQLDDFTGCPSSAKKEQKMFMEAVVDSLKDREIRIPEVEQPPVSSASTMSIEPSDEDDSHASSHKISKPMETEPSLLNQSVKTISTASDALEPLKTEPNSISVIPSPVPSLSSSKIPLPQPPPLDTSSVADSSNTESTTACNDNSASLQSSSDTDISHNTKATLTVIKNPAGHVLNCLLGRWDFNFFRNSHNR, from the exons ATGGAAACAG TTTTTACTCTGGATTTCTCGGGATCGGGAATCTCTGGAGGAGAGCATGTCACTCTAGGTTGGAATGAA AAGGATGATCTGAGAGCAGTGGTCAACTATCTAAGGGCAGATGGAAATGTTTCTCTGATTGGCTTATGGGGACGCTCAATGGGTGCTGTGACTAG CCTTATGTATGGAGCTGAGGATCCTTCAATTGCAGGAATGGTTTTGGACAGTCCCTTCTCTGATTTGGTTGATTTAATGATGGAACTTGTAGATAAGTACAGAGTCCGTCTGCCAAAATTTGCA gtaaAGTTTGCAATTCAATACATGCGAAAAACAATCCAGAAGAAGGCAAAATTTGACATAATGAACTTGAACACTGTTAAG GTAGCAAAATCTTGTTTTGTTCCTGCTCTACTAGGGCatgccattgatgatgattttATTCGTCCTCATCACTCAGATTTTATACTTGAGGCTTACATG GgagacaaaaacataattaaatttgagGGAGATCACAACTCTTCACGTCCTCAGTATTATTTTGATTCCGTAAACATCTTTTTGCACAATGTTTTACAACCTCCAGAAGATGAGCTTGGGGaatcattttttgacattatGAATGATTACTTTGGTAAG GATGTTTGGAGATCTGTGCATGAATTTGACTTTGGCAATGAACCATCATTTCGAAACAAAG ttgCAGAACCATCAACAAGCAGTACTGTGGAGGACATTAAGCAAGTCTGCTTAAAAAGACCAATGAGTATGAGGGAG GCACAGAAATGTGATGGTCTttcctcatcatcttctacTATTATTAGTTTTGAATTATCAAATGGTCGTCTCTATAGTCCCCTCATTCCAACCGATCTAGATGATGACCACTATGTGGAATTTCAACTTGATGACTTTACAGGCTGTCCATCTAgtgcaaagaaagaacaaaaa ATGTTCATGGAAGCAGTGGTGGATTCATTGAAAGACCGAGAAATACGAATTCCAGAGGTAGAACAACCACCTGTTAGCAGTGCTAGTACCATGTCTATAGAGCCATCGGATGAGGATGATTCACATGCTTCTTCACACAAGATTTCCAAACCTATGGAGACAGAACCTTCTTTACTCAACCAGAGTGTTAAAACGATTTCCACTGCATCTGATGCATTGGAGCCCTTGAAAACTGAACCAAATTCCATTTCAGTGATTCCAAGTCCAGTACCAAGTCTTTCATCAAGCAAAATACCACTACCACAACCACCACCACTGGACACTTCATCCGTCGCGGATTCTAGCAATACCGAAAGTACTACTGCTTGTAATGATAATTCTGCTAGCTTACAAAGTTCATCAGACACTGACATATCACATAATACAAAAGCCACATTAACTGTTATTAAGAATCCAGCAGGCCATGTCTTGAACTGCTTACTGGGACGTTGGGATTTCAActttttcagaaacagtcacaaTCGATAA